A window of Longispora fulva contains these coding sequences:
- a CDS encoding DUF397 domain-containing protein, with translation MPSRVTSVDLSNAIWRKSSKSGGNDGNCVELAALGAARWCKSSRSGAGNSNCVELAFLPATVAVRDSKDVTGPVLTFTPEDWRAFVAAQSGT, from the coding sequence ATGCCCAGCAGAGTCACCTCCGTCGACCTGAGCAACGCGATCTGGCGTAAGTCGAGCAAGTCGGGCGGCAATGACGGAAACTGCGTCGAGTTGGCCGCGCTGGGTGCCGCCCGGTGGTGCAAGTCAAGCCGTTCGGGGGCGGGAAACAGTAACTGTGTCGAGTTGGCTTTTCTGCCGGCGACGGTCGCCGTCCGCGACAGCAAGGACGTCACCGGCCCCGTGCTGACCTTCACTCCGGAGGACTGGCGGGCCTTCGTCGCCG